The sequence ttaattctgtttctgaaactacttggatttttttgtgcACTTCATTGTGCTGTTCTACaacccagcacacagctggggaTAACTTGCAGCAGGACGTCAGGTGTGTGAGTACGTGCTCTCAGCAATGAGTCACAGTAAAGGAGGCTGGGGCTCAGAATCATATTAGACTTGCACTTATGCTTGCAGACTTACAGCCAGCAGATCTTCTAAATAATCAGTAACGTGCTAGTGTGCCCACGAGAACTAGACTAGCTTGTGTGCCTAGCAGGACAGcttatctatttaaaaaatatattaaaaaaaaaaaaattagagaggCTCTTTTGGCTTTGGAGCTGAATTTAAGTAAAGCCACACCCTTCAGGTCTATAGCTTCCCTAGCtctggtttggttttattttatggGAGTGGATTATCCTGTCTAGACTCCTTCTTTGACTTGGAAGCCAAAATAGAAGCAATAAAGCAAGCTGGCTGCATAAAGGGATGACAAACCTTCTCTGAAGTCCTTTCGTTTGTTCAGGCAATCTTCCCCCTGCTTCTTCTCCTGCCTCTTCCACTGTACCTCAGTACATTTTGCAAGTTGCAGATACAGTTCAGCTAAATTTAGAGCACCAGATGCTTTAAATAAGCCTAGGCCCAGCTATCGGTTACAAAGAATCTGTTTCAGTCAGGCACATCCCTCTGGGGAGGGACTCATGCTGCTTAAAGCTGAATGAGGCTGAGATTCTTACAGCATTAAGAAATTTGgaatttcccctttttctcactATCTGCTTTAAACTAGTGTACAATGCTGGCTGTTCCTGTGACTGAATCATTTTTACTCCTGAACTCTAACTCTGGAAATTAACTTCTTATGAGCTTCTTTATAGCAGCTCTGCTTTAGTATGCATCAAAAAGCAAAGTACAGCCTTAACAACATAAGCAAATGCTGATCTCTCACACAACCCCTGTTACTTCCACCAGTCTGAATTTAAGCCATTATAGGAAAAGTAACTCAGCTCTGTTAGTAGCTGCAGGTGAAGGAATGCAGTTGCAACATAATTAATTGGATTGCATTTGTACCTATAGAAGATGTGcgctttttgtttttcctgcaagTGCTTAAAGGACTTTAGGCTAATGCATGCAAGAGCCAGAGTCTTAATGTTGATGTTCTGGGCATGCATCCAGTTTCAGTAAGTTCTCCATGGCACCTCTGTAAATGCCCATTTCCATCAGGATTTTGTGAATCACGCTTCACTCAGCTCTGACGTAGCTGGGCAACATTGCTGTGCGCCTTACGGACCACAAACCGGTTCACCTCTGAGTGTGGTTTTTCTCAGTAACTGAGTCATATTATGTTGCTGAAATGTAGTCCTAGGTTATGTCACAAAGATGCTGCCAGTAAAGATGAGGAAAAGCTGTTGATATTGTACAGGGTTTGCGTTTAGAGTGCTGTAAGCAGTTTTGGTCAGTTGTGTTTAAGGAGAATTAATCTGAAGGAGTGCGAAGAAGAGCTAGTGTGACAGCAGCGGGAATTAAGAGGCAGCATTAAAGAAGGAGGCTGGGATCTTGGCTTTAGATGGAATGAAAGCTGAATGGCGTGGTAGCTCTCTGAAGATATAGGCTGTGGGTAAGGAGTATTGACTAGCATCAACTATTGAAACAGCATATGGTGAGAACTTGAATTAATTTGAGTGGAAATCAGAATGTATAACTATGAGAACAGTGATGGCTTGGAACAGCCTTGCAGTGGGTGTTGTCTGAGTGTCTCCAGTCGACTGGTACTCCACCTAGGTAAGGGTAGAGCACTGCATGTAATAAGAGGCCTGATATGATGAGCTGGAAATTCCTAGTTCCTCCATATGAAAATGAATTACTTACGTTGGGTGCCTTGGGATGTTCCATCTCTGAACCAGAAGCATTGATGCCTACAATGAATACAATTGACTGCTACCTCCTATGTGGGATGCTATTTGGGATGCTAGTAATAACTGTATCTTCTGAAGAACATGATTGGAATAATGGAATAAAATCTGTTAAGGGATGACATCTGAGTGCTTCAGGTGTTCTTATATGCTTtgtgatttaattttttctctttgcagcagTAAAGATTAGGTATTTCTATTACAGCCACTACTGAGCTAGAATACGCAGCTGGCCCAACTGGGCCTCAACTGATACTTCTTAGCCAAAACAGCAATATAAATTTACTGTAACTAGAAATCCTGTCTACttgtaactttaaaaaaaaaaaagcaattgccTTTACTCCAGTGAAATGGAAGGAGTGACTATCTGGTGTACTTTCTTCTAGACTCTTTTTGAGGCTGGGTGGTTTTAAGTCCTTAGGTTCAAAGTGCACACTGTTGTATATGTGAGGTTGAGATGAAATGAATACCAAATGATCCCTGTGCTTCTCTTATACAGTTCTTTCAGAAGCAACTTAATGTGGGATAGGCTGGCACTTCTACTCAAGAAGCAGTTCTgcttctggtgttttttttttcctccctctgttGACAGAAGATTTTGCATGGTAAACCCAACCAAGGGACTGATGATTAAAGCtaaactttccttttttgggggggagggaggcagagTTTTAATTGAGGTTAGTTTACTGCCTTTGTGCCAGCAGGACGGTGGAAATGAGTAGCTCAGGGATAACAAGAGTGCTTCTTCCAGCAGTAGTGCCGGCTTTCCCTTGTTTCCACTTGAGGCTCCTGTGGCACTTTTGCTGTGCTGTCCTCAGGCAAAGTGAACTGCCATGGTGTATGTCTCCCTTTCTGTGGGCTCATTTAGTTTGCCTCAAGTGGTTTTGAGCACAATAGATGTGGTGCTGATTTAATCAGCTAGTGCTGTACATCAAAGTAATTTATGGTTTGAATATGTAGTAGTTAAACAGACACATTCAGGAAACAAAATCAATATGCTGTAGTGGTTCTTAGATTTCTCTCATACTGTCCTCCAGGATATCTTGCTGGCCCTGCTGTAATTCTCACCCTAGGAAGAAACAGCTAGTGGCAGAGCACAGGAGGTGGACAGAAGGAGATGTTGGAGGCTGGGGAGCCCAGGGGCTCTGGGAAATTAGTCAACAACATCTTTCAGCTGTGTGCTACTGGAGCAGTTTCTCTGGTCTTGTAGCCTGAGAGGTGGTGTCttgctctgcttctgtttttcctgtctGGAATCTTCCTGATGAAGGCCATGTCTCCTCGGCCATGTCTCCTCGGCCATGTCTCCTCGGCCATGTCTCCTCGGCCATGTCTCCTCGGCCATGTCTCCTCGGCCATGTCTCCTCGGCCATGTCATCTGTATTTATTGGAAATGTTCAATCCACTGCCTTCTAATGTCTTACTTCTCACTTCATCAAAGACTAAAATATTAGAAAGCATGTAGTACGTGATTATAGTCTGGGGATTTTTGCTGAAGTGCGAAGGAGGAGTTGCTCTAACAAGTCTACCATAAGCTCATCGTAAAGGTTCAGGCTAGTGTTACTGATCTACTGAGGCTTGAATctactgattaaaaataaaaaggtatcACCAAGGTtagtataaaataattttggacAAGAGGTCTAAGCTTCTGGGGGACTAAATGTGaggtttttctcctttcttattGACATTCTGCTTTGCAGCTTATCTGATCTCACTGGGCAGATGAGACCTGCTCTCTTTGGTTTCCACTCAGTGCAGAAGTCTTCTCTTCTAGTACTGCTGAGATGCTTTACTCAAGCACAATGCTCAGACATAAATTTATCTGGGAGGGAGCTCCCTGCACTGTGGTCTTATTCCTGCCCCTTGTGAGACAAAGTaactgtgctgctggctgggatggGGGAACAACTTGTTGCCATTTGTGTGCCTGAAAAAGGCCAGCTGTGCTAGCTTGAACAGCTGCATTAAGCTGGTTGTAGAACAAGCATTACAGTTACCTCACTGTCTAATAACTATCTTCTAATAGCACACTTGTTTAAAGTGCAGTATTCCTGTGGTGTGTACAGATCCTCTTGCTATCTCAATACTTTGTTAGAATATAATTTTTGGAGCTTGTGATATGTGAAGAAAGGAATTTTGAGAGCAAGATTATCTACAGGTGGAAACCATTGTGAAACTAAGGGCTGGAGGCAGTAGGAGTCGTGGAAAAGGGACAGTGCAGGCTGTTTCAGCAGAGCGTATTGATTTATAGCTAGAAACTTCAACACTGTCTAATTCATGCTACTTTTAGTATGCCTGCATAGGTTAAAATATATAAGTATAAGAATATGGAGAGAGTGGTCTCTTCTGTCATTCTTGATCTCTGTTGAGAATGTACTGTCTAGCTGTGGGTGTGAGGGCAAGTTATGCTTTATGAAGTAGCATTACTCCATTCCTGTAGTGATTTCTGACCATTATGCAAGCTGTAATATAATGGCTAGAAAACACTGTATATCTATTACCATCATTGATAATGGCACTAAAACTGATATGATATGGAGTTCTAATTGTTTAGATTAATTTTCTTAATCTTAAtttgttggttgttttccatccaaaagatATTAGAGATGGAAAGCAACTACAACACATTACTAGAAGTAATTTTGAAGTCTAGCATACAAAAGTCTcataaaaatgccttttcaaaaacatgcttgaaaaataataataataaggcTGTGAATGATACAATGTAACAATGATTAGGTATTAAACAACCTGATTGCCCTGTATGTGTTTGGTAGAACAGGACTGCAGATAAACCTGCAACTGCATACATTTCTAACATAGCGTGTATTGGCTTTGTTCCTACCTATGTCTTCTGATGACCAGACGACCAAGAAAGGTTTTGATGGacttgttctttatttttcattcttgtaGTCCTTGAGATATGCTTTTGACAGAAAACTAGttttagaaaagggaaaagcttaGGTTATTTCTTCTGAGCACAGTTTGGTGCAGTACTAGTGTGTCAAAGTTATTGTTCTGCTTTCAGTCAACAGGAAGAATGACTTTAGTGATCATAATTGATACACATCACCTTGGTAGTGGCACAGTTGCATATTAATAGGCTTAACATGAGTTTTCTGCTGCACACAGTATTGTTATAGATAGATGTATGGTGACATTTCACTCATCTCTAAGTATAAACTTTATTCATTCCTTAATTCTGCCACCTATCAATATGGAGTCTtcattttcttgatttctcctAGTCCTTCATgttcaagttgtttttttttttaagcttctaCAGAGGTTAGTATTCTCCTGAATGTTCTTCTGTCAATCACTCCATAAAGCAGCTCATCTAATAAGTATATCAGTGTAAAGTGTGGCCTCAAACTTTGACCGTATAGCACTGATTTAtattgtattttgcagttaaaGCAGCCACTGATGAAAGTTAATTTTGTGGGTTAACACTGCagttcaaatatatatatgaatatatatgaaACCGATCATGAGATGGAACAGTTCTCTAAATATAAAGCAACTGATCTTTGGCGTCCATAGAAATTTTAGAGTGTGTCAATGTTAAGCATATTTTGATTTGTTCCAGTAGCCGGATCGAGCTGGGAGATGTGACACCCCACAACATTAAACAGCTGAAGAGGCTAAACCAAGTCATCTTTCCTGTCAGCTACAACGACAAGTTCTACAAGGACGTACTGGAGGTTGGCGAACTAGCCAAATTAGGTACAGATGTTCTTGCCAGCAACTGTGGGCTGTGGTGTGCCATCCTTAATGCTTTTCAGTAGcaaattctgttattttatcACTTTAACATAATGACAAATAACTGCTGGAATCTTAAAAAGCTGCTGTCCCGGCCTCAAAGGGTTTATGTTATAAATAGCTTGCATTTTACTGTAAAGAGGTATGTCTTCTGTTACAGCAGAGCATTTCATAGATGTGTGCTGCCAACTTACCTCCTGAAGTCATTTGCTTATTACAGTTAAGAATAAGTAATAAATGCTGTGTTAGAGTACCCCTGGTAATTTGACTTGATGTTAGTCATAACGTATGACTTTATCTGGGTCAGGGAGTTAACAGCTGGGAAGGCGTATACAGGGTTTAAACAAAGGAATTGCATGTATAGTTTGAGATTTGTGATTGATAAcgctttgtttctctctctgacAGCCTACTTCAATGATATTGCAGTGGGAGCAGTGTGCTGTAGGGTGGATCACTCCCAGAACCAAAAGAGGCTGTATATCATGACACTTGGATGCCTGGCACCCTACCGACGGCTAGGAATAGGTGAGGAGGCTCTTCTGTGTCTTGTGTCGTCACCCAAACAAGGttgtctgggcagccttttAAATTGCCTTGTAGAGTTTTTGCTGCTTTAGCCAAGATATCTCAAAATGTACTTTTAGAGCAGTAATTGCTTTGGGAAAAGAATGACTTATAACATGTTCTTACTTTCCTGTCTTTcggtggttgtttttgtttttagaactTTATCGTTCAGGATTTCAAATTCTTTTAATCGTGCTGTTTTACTTCTGTGATGTAAACTTCTATAGATATGAAATTGAAGCAGAGAATTCTAAAAtagtttctttaaaatatgGAGCCTGTATGCATTTCACATGGGATATTTCACTTGGAAGGGAGCTACCTGCATGCTTTCTTCAAGGCTAACCAGAAGTTAAAGCATGTTGATGAGGGCATTGTCCAAATGTCTCTTAACGCTGACAGGCATGGGTGATGAGCCACctctctaggaagcctgttccagtgttttaaCACCCTCAAGGTAAAGAAACGTTTCCTAATATACAGCCTAAACACACCACCCCCCACTACCCTGTGCAGTCTTGTGCGTATCTTGTCCTGCCATCAGTTCCCAGGAGCATGACCTGGCACCttattctctttcccttcctcagggagctgcacagagcagtgaggTTGCCTCTCggcctcttctttctttcaaggTTTTACTTTCAAGGACCTTAATATCCTTTTTATATTGTGGAGCCCTTAAATGCATCTGTCCTTTATTGCATTACTTCTTCATTCTTCTAAATTATATCTTTTGTTTCTAATTACTGCTGCTCAGAGATAGTACCCCTTTACTGTCTGTACAGCAATGAGTTGTTTTCTGTGGGCCAAGCTAATAAAAGCTCATGGTATTTGCTATTTGCTTTGGAAAGataacttaaaatatttttaataggcttttgtcatttaaaaaaaaatggtcaTTACTCTCACTAATCTGTACCTTGCTTTGACCATATTTTAACTACATTATACACCTAGAATCTAGTATTTAGATAAGGTGATTTATAAATATGCTTctgagcaatttttttctccaaagaaacaATGAAACTGAGCAGTTTTGTGTAGAGAAGGATGGTGGAGTACTCATACTGTACTGTATGTTATTGCCTGCTCTAGTAGCTTTTCTCCAAATGCAGCAGTAGAGGAAAAATCATAGGCTGCTGGAGACCCTTCCATGAGAGATTTcacaaacaaaactgttttaagCATCTTTTCTTAATAATTATAAGGGTATCTTGATCATAGTGAAAATTTTTACAGCACATTTCTtaccactgtttttttttttttgtaattcatATTTGCTGGCTGAACTTCAGTGCTCACAGATGATGTCTTTTGtattaaattctattttctgattttaGAACTTCGTGGCAATGTCATCAGCACGAGGTCTCATTTTATCCTACTTATGGTTAACTGTTCAAGAAAGCAGTTGGTGATCTAAGTATGGACTTGATTgtgcatttctgattttaagTCTTTCTTTAACTTTCGGCAGGAACTAAAATGCTGAATCATGTCTTAAACATCTGTGAGAAAGATGGCACTTTTGACAACATCTATCTGTAAGTAAGAGTTGCACGTATACTTCTATGGAGAATGAGAGGTGTACATGAGATCAAACGGAGGGAAATCCAAAAGTGTTTTATAATCTCTCAGTAGGATTACGAGACAACTTTCctcataaatatttaacaagaacagcagaaggGAGGATGTGTTGTATTCTGGGTTTGCTGTGTGATGCAGAGAAAACCAAAAGCTTGCTTGCTTTACTAGGGCTTGCttaattttgaaattgttttagTTAAAGTGATCATCTATAGCAGTGTTGCATTTCatgatttgaagaaaaaagtggaatttttttACTATCCAGCATTGTCCTCTAGTAGAAAATGCTGCATACAGTTTTAAGTTATTTGCTGTTGTGTCTTACAACACTAACATGTAGATTAGAACATCAGCCCAGAGGTGCTTAACAGGCACTCTGTATTTGCATTCAATAGCAAGGCCTGTCTGCTTACTCTAGTTCTTGCAGTGTGCCAGGTCACCTGTTTGTGCAGCACAGTAAACTAGGTCAGTTATCTGACACAGCTGGGGAAAATTTTAGTATTTTGCTTCTGGGGTTGGttggtttgtgtttgtttccaaAATATCAGCCACATCTATGTCAGTGCTTGGCGTGATACCGACGTATGAACAAGCACTGGGGTAGAGGACAGGGCTACTTGAAAGGGCTGTCTTAAT is a genomic window of Meleagris gallopavo isolate NT-WF06-2002-E0010 breed Aviagen turkey brand Nicholas breeding stock chromosome 1, Turkey_5.1, whole genome shotgun sequence containing:
- the NAA50 gene encoding N-alpha-acetyltransferase 50 isoform X1 produces the protein MKGSRIELGDVTPHNIKQLKRLNQVIFPVSYNDKFYKDVLEVGELAKLAYFNDIAVGAVCCRVDHSQNQKRLYIMTLGCLAPYRRLGIGTKMLNHVLNICEKDGTFDNIYLHVQISNESAIDFYRKFGFEIIETKKNYYKRIEPADAHVLQKNLKAPCLGQNADVQKTDN
- the NAA50 gene encoding N-alpha-acetyltransferase 50 isoform X2 produces the protein MKGRIELGDVTPHNIKQLKRLNQVIFPVSYNDKFYKDVLEVGELAKLAYFNDIAVGAVCCRVDHSQNQKRLYIMTLGCLAPYRRLGIGTKMLNHVLNICEKDGTFDNIYLHVQISNESAIDFYRKFGFEIIETKKNYYKRIEPADAHVLQKNLKAPCLGQNADVQKTDN